From one Brevibacterium sp. 'Marine' genomic stretch:
- the dnaA gene encoding chromosomal replication initiator protein DnaA, translated as MSNSKNELISRWRTVVSNLEKDPDLTSHQKGFLSLAVPKALVDNALVLLAVRDEHTRRTIETRLLGPLTREFSKVLEFEVTFGFVVDPELDVPIRFEDLIGEPTPGPQVPIDPVTSTSVTGTPEPTPAEAAEPVRPTPADHSTPESAQPNQGQPGQSQPAAQPPNTQMPQAQTSAPPATQMPTEQPQAPAESEMTDREMKIAEATAAPMSPPVDAPGVAQLNPKYTFDTFVIGASNRFAHAAAFAVAEAPAKAYNPLFIYGDSGLGKTHLLHAIGYYATQLFPEIRVKYVSSEEFVNDFINTIGSSKTSNALRPAFQRRYREVDILMIDDIQFLQGKDATVEEFFHTFNALHNEAKQVVITSDQPPKMLKGFEERLRSRFEWGLLTDVQPPDMETRFAILRRKAAAEQLDVPDDVLEYIASRVSSNIRELEGALIRVTAFANLNDQQIDVSLAETVLKDFITPDDTPAVSAADIMGQTAAYFSLTLDDLCGTSRSRTLTTARQIAMYLCRELTDLSLPKIGQAFGGRDHTTVMHANKKIRTQMAERRAVYTQVTELTNRIKQQHRL; from the coding sequence CTCATCAGCCGTTGGCGCACGGTGGTCTCAAACCTGGAAAAGGACCCGGACCTCACGTCGCACCAGAAGGGATTCCTCTCCCTCGCCGTGCCCAAAGCCCTCGTCGACAATGCCCTCGTCCTCCTCGCCGTGCGCGACGAACACACCCGTCGCACCATTGAGACCCGGCTGCTCGGCCCTCTGACAAGGGAGTTCTCCAAAGTCCTGGAATTCGAGGTGACCTTCGGCTTCGTCGTCGATCCGGAACTCGACGTGCCGATCCGCTTCGAAGATCTCATCGGAGAGCCGACCCCGGGACCCCAGGTCCCCATCGATCCGGTCACCTCCACCTCGGTGACGGGAACACCGGAACCCACCCCCGCCGAGGCGGCCGAACCGGTGCGACCGACCCCGGCCGATCATTCGACTCCGGAATCCGCCCAGCCGAACCAGGGCCAACCAGGTCAGAGCCAGCCCGCCGCGCAGCCTCCGAATACTCAGATGCCGCAAGCGCAGACATCTGCGCCGCCGGCGACGCAGATGCCCACCGAGCAGCCGCAGGCTCCGGCCGAATCGGAGATGACCGACCGTGAGATGAAGATCGCCGAGGCGACCGCCGCCCCGATGAGCCCGCCCGTCGATGCTCCCGGCGTCGCCCAGCTCAACCCGAAGTACACCTTCGACACCTTCGTCATCGGCGCGTCCAACAGGTTCGCCCACGCTGCGGCATTCGCCGTCGCCGAAGCACCGGCCAAGGCCTACAACCCCCTGTTCATCTATGGGGACTCGGGGCTGGGCAAGACCCACCTGCTCCATGCGATCGGCTACTACGCGACTCAGCTGTTCCCCGAGATCCGGGTGAAGTACGTCTCCAGCGAAGAGTTCGTCAACGACTTCATCAACACGATCGGCTCGTCGAAGACCTCGAACGCTCTGCGCCCGGCTTTCCAGCGCCGCTACCGTGAGGTCGACATCCTCATGATCGACGACATCCAGTTCCTGCAGGGCAAGGATGCGACCGTCGAAGAGTTCTTCCATACCTTCAATGCTCTGCACAATGAGGCCAAACAGGTCGTCATCACCTCCGATCAGCCGCCGAAGATGCTCAAGGGCTTCGAGGAGCGGCTGCGTTCCCGATTCGAATGGGGTCTGCTCACGGACGTGCAGCCGCCGGATATGGAGACCCGGTTCGCGATTCTGCGCCGCAAGGCCGCAGCCGAACAGCTCGACGTCCCCGATGATGTCCTCGAATACATCGCCTCCCGGGTGTCGTCGAACATCCGCGAGCTCGAAGGCGCTCTCATTCGCGTGACGGCCTTCGCCAACCTCAACGATCAGCAGATCGACGTCTCCTTGGCAGAGACCGTCCTCAAGGACTTCATCACCCCGGATGACACCCCTGCCGTCTCGGCCGCGGACATCATGGGCCAGACCGCTGCCTACTTCAGCCTCACTCTCGACGACCTGTGCGGAACCTCCCGGTCCCGAACGCTGACCACGGCCAGACAGATCGCCATGTATCTGTGCCGTGAACTCACCGACCTGTCTCTGCCGAAGATCGGACAGGCCTTCGGTGGACGCGATCACACGACCGTGATGCACGCGAACAAGAAGATTCGAACTCAGATGGCTGAAAGACGGGCCGTCTACACGCAGGTCACCGAACTCACAAACCGCATTAAACAACAGCACCGCCTATAG
- the dnaN gene encoding DNA polymerase III subunit beta, whose protein sequence is MNAEASPLKFKVNRDVLADAVAWATKTLPNRPSAPVLTGILITAEAGGTVRLAVFDYEVSSRVEIVADVASAGTVLVSGRLLADISKALPNQEVTLEQIDAKVDVTCGSSRFSLMTMPVAEYPALPQIPDDSGTVSAGEFQNAVSQVTIATSKDDTLPILTSVRVEIEGEKVTMLATDRYRLAVREFTWNPGRPDVSAVALLRGRTLSDVSKSLGGDVTIGLSTDAGKDLISFTSAGRVTTSLLIEGEYPKVRSLFPDSVPIHAIVETAVLREAVRRVSLVAERNTPLRFEVTDGMLTLHAGTGDDAQASEAVEATLQGDEITVGFNPHYIAEGLAAVESPYVNFSFTQPMKPVIISGQKELDGPADESYRYLLMPTRI, encoded by the coding sequence GTGAACGCGGAAGCATCCCCCTTGAAGTTCAAAGTCAATCGCGACGTTCTCGCTGACGCTGTTGCCTGGGCGACCAAGACTCTGCCCAACCGTCCTTCCGCTCCGGTCCTCACCGGCATCCTCATCACCGCCGAAGCAGGCGGCACAGTGCGCCTGGCTGTCTTCGACTACGAAGTCTCCTCCCGCGTCGAGATCGTCGCCGATGTCGCCTCCGCGGGAACTGTGCTGGTCTCCGGTCGTCTGCTCGCTGACATCTCCAAGGCGCTGCCGAACCAGGAGGTCACGCTCGAGCAGATTGATGCGAAGGTCGACGTCACCTGCGGCTCCTCTCGCTTCTCGCTGATGACGATGCCTGTGGCTGAGTACCCGGCACTGCCGCAGATCCCCGACGACTCGGGCACCGTCTCTGCCGGTGAGTTCCAGAACGCCGTCTCACAGGTCACGATCGCGACCTCGAAGGACGACACCCTGCCGATCCTCACCAGCGTGCGCGTCGAGATCGAGGGCGAGAAGGTCACGATGCTCGCCACCGACCGCTACCGTCTGGCCGTTCGCGAATTCACCTGGAACCCGGGCCGCCCCGACGTCTCGGCCGTGGCCCTGCTGCGTGGGCGCACACTCTCCGATGTCTCGAAGTCCCTCGGCGGCGATGTCACGATCGGTCTGAGCACCGATGCCGGCAAGGACCTCATCTCCTTCACCTCGGCGGGCCGAGTCACCACCTCGCTGCTCATCGAGGGCGAATACCCGAAGGTCCGGTCGCTGTTCCCTGATTCGGTTCCGATCCATGCCATCGTGGAGACCGCTGTGCTGCGTGAAGCCGTTCGCCGCGTCTCGCTCGTGGCCGAACGCAACACCCCGCTGCGCTTCGAGGTCACCGACGGCATGCTCACCCTGCATGCCGGCACCGGTGACGACGCTCAGGCCTCCGAAGCCGTCGAAGCCACCCTGCAGGGCGACGAGATCACCGTCGGATTCAACCCGCACTACATCGCCGAGGGCCTCGCCGCTGTCGAAAGTCCCTATGTGAACTTCTCCTTCACACAGCCGATGAAACCGGTCATCATCTCCGGGCAGAAGGAACTCGACGGACCCGCCGACGAGTCCTACCGCTATCTGCTCATGCCCACGCGCATCTGA
- the recF gene encoding DNA replication/repair protein RecF produces the protein MWISRLSLRDYRSYPELDLEFSPGVTTFVADNGTGKTNIVEAIGYLAHQRSHRVAFDAPLVHEDRPAATVSALVNRDQRHATVEVTIQAKGANRARVNRNAVKLKDILGLVSCVVFAPEDLSLVRGEPAERRSWIDTLVVARNPRFASIITDFERALKQRNALLKRLREDRDPGLEATLDIWNMAYADSAAELVFGRQRILADIVEPLQTNFAYIAADARLERQGAHIAYDSRIDYSQADSAADCRELLLAALDRRRTTEIERGLTLHGPGRDDLSLMIGTHPAKGYASHGETWSLALAMQLAGWDLLSADAGSASEQPILVLDDVFAELDTGRRQRLASRVTSAEQVFITAAVDSDLPDGLEGIRIDQSRLLQSSTS, from the coding sequence ATGTGGATATCCCGACTCTCCCTGCGTGACTATCGGTCGTATCCCGAGCTCGACCTCGAGTTCTCACCCGGAGTCACCACATTCGTGGCCGACAACGGGACCGGGAAGACCAATATCGTCGAGGCGATCGGGTACCTCGCTCATCAGCGCTCCCATCGGGTGGCCTTCGACGCTCCGCTCGTCCACGAGGACAGACCGGCTGCGACCGTGTCCGCACTGGTCAACCGGGATCAGCGGCACGCCACCGTCGAAGTGACCATCCAGGCCAAAGGCGCCAACCGGGCCCGGGTCAACCGCAATGCGGTCAAGCTCAAAGACATCCTCGGCCTCGTCTCCTGTGTCGTCTTCGCTCCCGAGGACCTCAGCCTGGTGCGCGGGGAACCGGCCGAACGTCGGTCCTGGATCGACACCCTCGTCGTGGCGCGAAATCCGCGTTTCGCCTCGATCATCACGGACTTCGAACGGGCACTCAAACAGCGCAATGCTCTGCTCAAACGACTCCGTGAGGACCGCGATCCCGGCCTCGAGGCGACACTCGACATCTGGAACATGGCCTATGCGGACTCCGCGGCCGAGCTCGTCTTCGGCAGGCAGCGGATCCTCGCCGATATCGTCGAGCCGCTGCAGACGAACTTCGCCTATATCGCCGCCGACGCCCGACTTGAGCGGCAAGGTGCTCATATCGCCTATGACTCGCGCATCGACTACTCGCAGGCCGATTCCGCTGCCGACTGCAGAGAACTGCTTCTCGCGGCCCTCGACCGCCGCCGGACGACGGAGATCGAGCGCGGTCTGACCCTGCACGGACCCGGTCGCGATGACCTGTCGCTGATGATCGGAACCCATCCGGCGAAGGGCTACGCCTCTCATGGAGAGACCTGGTCGCTGGCGCTGGCCATGCAGCTGGCCGGATGGGATCTGCTCTCCGCCGATGCCGGAAGCGCCTCCGAACAGCCGATCCTCGTCCTCGACGACGTCTTCGCCGAACTCGACACCGGCCGACGTCAGCGTCTGGCCTCGAGAGTGACGTCGGCCGAACAGGTCTTCATCACCGCAGCCGTCGACTCCGATCTGCCCGATGGCCTCGAGGGAATCCGGATCGACCAGTCCCGACTCCTGCAGAGCAGCACATCATGA